The following coding sequences lie in one Verrucomicrobiota bacterium genomic window:
- the moeB gene encoding molybdopterin-synthase adenylyltransferase MoeB — translation MQLSNDEIKRYSRHLILPEVGMAGQKKICSTSVLCIGAGGLGSPIAMYLAAAGIGKIGLLDFDAVDFSNLQRQIIHSTQDVGRPKTESARETIVGINPNVEVIQYNTRMTSENALDIIRPYDIVVDGTDNFPTRYLTNDACVLLRKPNVYGSIFRFEGQASVFAPHLGGPCYRCLYPEPPPPGMVPSCAEGGVLGVLPGIVGCIQATEILKLALGKGSSLLGRLLLFNALDMKFRELKLRRDPQCPLCSEKPSIDKLIDYEAFCGMTPEAAQPAANPDEVTVQEMKRALDQFQLGIKVIDVRESDEHEITHIPGVPLLPLSQLGTRFTELDPNQQLYIHCKSGVRSLKALRFLREQGFKYVKSVRGGILAYADEIDPSIARY, via the coding sequence ATGCAATTAAGCAACGACGAGATTAAGCGTTACTCCCGCCACCTCATTCTCCCCGAGGTCGGCATGGCCGGCCAAAAGAAAATCTGCTCCACCAGCGTCTTGTGCATCGGTGCCGGTGGACTCGGCTCCCCCATCGCCATGTACCTGGCGGCCGCCGGAATCGGCAAGATCGGCTTGCTCGACTTCGACGCCGTCGATTTTTCCAATCTGCAGCGCCAAATCATCCATTCCACCCAGGATGTCGGCCGGCCCAAAACGGAGTCCGCCAGGGAGACCATCGTCGGCATCAACCCCAACGTCGAGGTGATTCAATACAACACCCGCATGACCAGCGAAAACGCCCTCGACATCATCCGCCCCTACGACATCGTCGTGGACGGCACGGACAATTTTCCCACCCGTTACCTGACCAACGACGCATGCGTGCTGCTGCGTAAGCCCAACGTCTATGGATCCATTTTCCGTTTCGAGGGCCAGGCGAGCGTGTTCGCTCCGCATCTTGGAGGTCCCTGCTACCGCTGCCTCTATCCCGAACCCCCTCCCCCTGGCATGGTGCCCAGTTGCGCCGAGGGCGGCGTCCTCGGCGTTCTCCCCGGCATCGTCGGCTGTATTCAGGCCACCGAAATCCTAAAACTCGCGCTGGGCAAAGGATCCTCCCTGCTCGGACGCCTCCTGCTCTTCAACGCGCTCGACATGAAGTTCCGCGAACTCAAGCTCCGGCGCGACCCCCAATGCCCGCTCTGCAGCGAGAAACCCTCCATCGACAAGCTCATCGATTACGAAGCGTTCTGCGGCATGACCCCCGAAGCAGCTCAACCCGCCGCCAACCCCGACGAAGTCACCGTCCAAGAAATGAAACGCGCGCTGGATCAATTCCAGCTCGGCATCAAAGTCATCGATGTGCGCGAGTCGGACGAACACGAAATCACCCACATCCCGGGCGTCCCCCTGCTCCCCCTGAGCCAGTTGGGAACCCGCTTCACCGAACTCGATCCCAACCAACAACTCTATATCCATTGCAAAAGCGGGGTCCGTTCCCTGAAAGCCTTGCGTTTCCTCCGGGAACAAGGATTCAAATACGTCAAAAGCGTTCGCGGTGGCATTCTCGCCTACGCGGACGAAATTGACCCCTCCATCGCCAGGTATTAG
- a CDS encoding amidohydrolase family protein, translated as MKLILCAGLILSLSVPSSATSLLLQDVTVHVGDGRRLEHQSVRVNHGRIESLSQNTNQTAEKVLKLTGLHLYPGLIALGSSLGLVEIEGVRATRDQSEVGEFTPDVQSWSSINPDSELLAVARANGIAYAEATPQGGYVPGTSGLFALDGWTPEQMTLKGPAALHAYWPSHSINPLAKADARNPSGWKSPEDQHREREERVRHLSEFFADAQAYSRLNHSRVTPPAFQAMLPVFRRDIPLAIHAEDARQIEAALKFADAFEVRLILYGGRDAWTLAEELAKRKVPVVYEHVHTLPPRDSDAFDVQYRAPSVLTQAGVELSLSLGGRFEAASLRNLPYAVSQAMAFGLTETDGLRAITLNPARVMRLSDRIGSIEPGKFATFFASTGPLFDIRSQIKHMWIAGREVSLENRHTRLYEKYRQRPPPP; from the coding sequence ATGAAACTGATCCTCTGCGCAGGCTTGATTCTCAGCCTGTCCGTCCCTTCCTCCGCCACCTCGCTGTTGCTCCAGGACGTGACCGTCCACGTGGGCGATGGACGGCGCCTCGAACATCAATCCGTGCGGGTGAACCACGGCCGGATCGAATCACTCTCGCAGAATACGAATCAAACGGCCGAAAAGGTTCTCAAGCTCACCGGACTCCATCTGTATCCAGGCCTGATTGCGCTGGGGAGCTCGCTGGGTTTGGTCGAGATTGAAGGTGTCCGCGCCACCCGGGATCAATCTGAAGTCGGAGAGTTCACCCCGGACGTGCAGTCCTGGTCGTCCATCAACCCCGATTCCGAACTCCTCGCGGTGGCTCGCGCCAACGGCATCGCCTACGCGGAGGCCACACCCCAGGGCGGATACGTTCCGGGCACCTCGGGACTCTTTGCTCTCGACGGCTGGACGCCGGAGCAAATGACGCTGAAGGGACCGGCTGCGCTGCACGCCTACTGGCCGTCCCACTCGATCAATCCTCTGGCCAAGGCCGACGCCCGCAACCCCTCAGGCTGGAAATCGCCCGAGGACCAGCACCGGGAACGCGAAGAGAGGGTCCGCCATCTCTCCGAATTCTTTGCGGATGCCCAGGCCTACAGCCGCCTGAATCATTCCCGGGTAACGCCCCCCGCATTCCAAGCCATGCTCCCCGTGTTCCGTCGAGACATCCCGCTGGCCATCCATGCGGAGGACGCGCGACAAATCGAAGCCGCCCTGAAATTCGCCGACGCGTTTGAGGTGCGGCTCATCCTCTACGGTGGACGGGACGCTTGGACGCTGGCCGAGGAGCTCGCCAAGCGGAAGGTGCCGGTCGTTTATGAACACGTTCATACCTTGCCGCCACGGGATTCCGATGCGTTCGACGTGCAATATCGGGCGCCGTCCGTGCTCACCCAAGCCGGCGTGGAGTTGAGCTTGAGCCTGGGAGGAAGATTCGAAGCCGCCTCGCTCCGCAATCTTCCCTACGCCGTGTCCCAGGCCATGGCATTCGGCCTGACTGAAACCGACGGACTCCGCGCGATCACATTAAACCCGGCACGCGTGATGAGACTCTCCGACCGCATCGGATCCATCGAACCCGGCAAGTTTGCAACCTTCTTCGCCAGCACCGGACCCCTCTTCGACATTCGTTCCCAGATTAAGCACATGTGGATTGCCGGACGGGAAGTGAGCCTGGAGAACCGGCACACGCGGCTCTACGAGAAATATCGGCAGCGGCCTCCACCTCCCTGA
- a CDS encoding response regulator — MKADILQPLELAAWPALWLNLNGTVRRANGAAVREFGLLAEPSQVHLSSIWGQASTVTVEMLLAKMNHSCPPPMELKFRSRGGGAIPFQVLFSEFKSDQGREFILQCFRKGEISGLESRARTEAASATHGAPSETNLDAPSLQKQKLDCALHLARSVSLDFNNALTTILGHTSLVLSQMDPGHSWRNALLEVERSAEKAAEIAQDLADFSRPEKDQRAVSQGNLNDVLRRTIGLFQMPGARPNLHWESEFEARPYSVSFDEAKIQQALVRVLENAVQACDRPATIRVRSRNVEIQAEAVNGSSRVPPGYYVSIEISDDGPGIAPDLLPRVFEPFFTTKTGHRGLGLAWVYGIVTNHGGSVGLQSEPGAGTTVRLLLPAQDKFVRDSNLKVEELFGVQTLLVVDDENMLLTMAEMILPAFGYRVLTAGSGSRAIEILESNLGQIDLVLTDMVMPSMSGRELVEKIKAIAPEVRLLCMSGYVRPQAEDPSGYLQKPFTSQNLLRKVKEALG; from the coding sequence ATGAAAGCCGACATCCTGCAACCGCTCGAGCTCGCGGCTTGGCCGGCTCTCTGGTTGAATCTCAACGGGACGGTCCGGCGGGCGAACGGCGCGGCGGTGCGGGAATTCGGGCTGCTGGCCGAGCCCAGCCAGGTGCATCTCTCCTCGATCTGGGGCCAGGCCTCGACGGTGACCGTGGAGATGCTCCTGGCGAAGATGAATCACTCCTGTCCCCCTCCGATGGAATTGAAGTTTAGAAGCCGGGGAGGGGGGGCCATTCCCTTTCAGGTCCTCTTCTCCGAATTCAAGTCCGACCAGGGCCGTGAGTTTATCCTCCAGTGTTTTCGCAAGGGGGAGATCTCGGGTTTGGAATCCAGGGCTCGCACCGAGGCGGCGTCAGCGACCCACGGCGCGCCGTCGGAAACGAACCTGGATGCACCGTCGTTGCAGAAGCAGAAGCTCGATTGCGCGCTCCATTTGGCGCGCAGTGTGTCGCTGGATTTTAACAACGCGCTGACGACCATTCTTGGCCACACCTCGCTGGTGCTCTCGCAAATGGATCCCGGACATTCTTGGCGAAACGCGTTGCTCGAGGTGGAACGATCGGCGGAAAAGGCCGCTGAGATCGCCCAGGACCTCGCGGATTTCAGCCGCCCGGAGAAGGATCAACGTGCCGTTTCGCAAGGGAATTTGAACGATGTTTTGCGCCGGACCATTGGACTGTTTCAGATGCCGGGCGCGCGTCCGAACTTGCATTGGGAATCTGAATTCGAAGCCCGGCCTTATTCGGTGAGTTTCGACGAGGCCAAGATTCAGCAGGCTTTAGTGCGGGTGTTGGAGAACGCCGTGCAGGCGTGTGATAGGCCGGCCACGATTCGCGTGCGCAGCCGGAATGTGGAGATCCAAGCGGAGGCGGTGAACGGTTCGAGCCGGGTTCCGCCGGGCTATTACGTCAGCATCGAAATCTCGGATGATGGACCGGGCATTGCGCCCGATTTGTTGCCGCGCGTGTTCGAACCCTTCTTCACCACCAAGACAGGGCATCGCGGGCTGGGGTTGGCCTGGGTGTATGGGATTGTGACCAATCATGGCGGGAGCGTGGGGCTGCAAAGCGAGCCGGGGGCGGGGACGACCGTGCGGCTGTTGCTGCCGGCTCAAGACAAATTTGTGCGCGATTCGAACCTGAAGGTTGAGGAACTCTTCGGAGTTCAGACTCTTCTCGTGGTGGATGACGAGAACATGCTCTTGACCATGGCCGAAATGATTCTGCCTGCCTTTGGTTATCGGGTGCTCACGGCGGGAAGTGGTTCGAGGGCGATCGAGATTCTGGAGAGCAATCTGGGCCAGATCGATCTGGTGCTGACGGACATGGTGATGCCGTCCATGAGCGGCCGGGAACTTGTCGAGAAGATCAAGGCCATCGCGCCTGAGGTGCGACTGCTCTGCATGAGCGGTTATGTTCGGCCCCAGGCGGAAGACCCCAGCGGATATTTGCAAAAACCATTCACCAGCCAGAATCTGCTCCGCAAGGTGAAGGAAGCGCTCGGTTGA